GACAGCTCGCTGTTACTTCCAGCTTCTAGCTTATGGCTTCCAGCTTGCGATCAGTTATGCGCGTGCAGCGCCTCGTTCAGTTCGATGGCCGATTTGTGGGTCTTGCACTCCACCGCGCCGGACTGCGAGTTGCGGCGGAACAGCAGGTCGCTCTGGCCGGCCAGTTCGCGGGCCTTGACCACCTGGACCAGCTGGTCGTTCTCGTCGAGCAGGCTGACCTTGGTGCCGGCGGTGATGTACAGGCCGGATTCCACGGTGTTGCGGTCGCCCAGCGGGATGCCGATGCCGGCATTGGCGCCGATCAGGCAGCCTTCGCCGACGGAGATGACGATATTGCCGCCGCCGGACAGGGTGCCCATGGTCGAGCAGCCGCCGCCCAGGTCCGAGCCCTTGCCGACGAATACGCCAGCCGAGACGCGGCCTTCGATCATGCCTGGGCCGGCGGTACCGGCGTTGAAGTTGATGAAGCCCTCATGCATCACGGTGGTGCCTTCACCCACATAGGCGCCGAGGCGAATGCGCGCGCTGTCGGCGATACGCACCCCGGCCGGGACCACGTAATCGGTCATCTTCGGGAACTTGTCCACCGAGAAGACTTCCAGCAGATCGCCCTTCAGGCGTGCTTCCAGCTGGCGCTCGGCGAGTTCGCTCAGGTCCACCGCGCCCTGGGTGGTCCAGGCGACGTTGGGCAGCAGTGGGAAGATGCCGGTCAGGTTCAGACCATGCGGCTTGGCCAGGCGGTGGGAAAGCAGGTGCAACTTGAGGTAGGCCTCGGGGGTCGAGGTCAGCGGCGCATCCTCAGCCAGCAGGGTGGCAACGAGCGGGCGCTGGCTTTCAGCCAGGCGGGTCAGCAGCGCGTATTGGGTGGCGTCGAGCGGCTTCAGGACATCGGCGAGCTGCGCAGCCTGGGTGGTGGTGATGGCGATCGCCTGATTGCCGCCGGCATAGCCGAGCAGCGGGGCGACGGCGGCTACCAGCTCGCCGGCCGGTTGCAGCAGCGGCTGCGCGTAGAAAACTTCCAGCCAGTCGCCTTGGCGGTTCTGGGTGCCGACGCCAAAGGCGAGGCTGAATAGGGTTGCAGACATAGGATCATCCTTTTTCGTTGGCCGCGCCGTCTGGTGGGCGGCTATCAGTTCGGCGCTGCCACTTCGGCAGCGTAAAGATCGGGCTTGAAGCCAATCAGGGTCTTACCGCCCAGGTCGAGTACAGGGCGTTTGATCATCGACGGTTGGGCCAACATCAGCTCGATGGCCCGGGCCTGGTCAAGATCGGCCTTTGCAGCGTCGTCCAGCTTGCGGAAGGTGGTGCCTGCACGGTTGAGTACGGTCTGCCAGCCGTGTTCATTGCACCAGGCTTCCAGGTGGGCGCGGTCGATGCCGACGCTCTTGTAGTCGTGGAAGTCGTAATTCAGTCCGTGTTCGTCGAGCCAGGTACGAGCCTTTTTCATCGTGTCGCAGGCTTTGATTCCGTATAGGCACAACCGCTGATCTGATTCGGACATAAACGACTCTCCAAGGCTCCTGCAAAACTGGACGGCGGATTATGCCACGCCTCGCCGGGCTATGGAGGCGAGCATGCCTATCGAGCTGCGTTGCGCCGCGAATGACGCGCAACCTCAGGCCTTTCCCGCCTCGCCCAGCGCCTGTGCGATGGCCTGCTCGTTTTGCGGACGTACGACACGCGCTAGCTCCTGGCCGTTCTCCAGCAGGATCAGCGTCGGCCAGAGCTTGACCCGGAACGAACGTCCTAGCGGGCGCCCCGGGCCGTCCTCGATCTTCAGATGAGAAATGCCGCTGCGCTTAGCCAGGGCCTTTGCCAGCAGCGGCTGAGCCGCTCGGCAATGGCCGCACCAGGCGGTGCCGAACTCCAGCAGCACGGGGCCTTCCAGCGCGTCCACTTCGGCGCGGCTCGGTTCGATGTTCGCGTAGTGTTCGGTCATTTCCACTGGGGTAGCCCTCCGGATTGCGCATAAAAGGTTCGAGCCTGCTGCGGCAACGTCGTTCAGCCGGCGCTCTCGACCTTTTACGCGGATGCTGTTGTCCATTGATGACAATCGCAACGGTGAGGTGATGAGTAATGGCACGCAAGCATTTCGAGAAGTTCGAGGCGATTTCTTCGGCCGTGCCTGCCGAAGATGCATTCGAGGCGGTGATCGCCATCAAACGGCGCGACAGCGATGAGGACGTGCATGTGTTCAAGGTTGCCGATGGTCGTCGCTACGACCTGGCGTCGGAAGCGGACGCCATCGCCGAGGCCGCCTTGACTAAGGTTATAGAGGTCAGCGACGAGGGTCAGCTGATCTGGGAAGAACATGCCATCTGAATGGGAGGCAGCCTGATGAACGAGCATGACGAGCGGACCGAACGGCAGCACGGCGAGACACAGCCCGAGCCACGCCAGGAGCATCCGGGTGCGGATATCCCCGAGCACATGAAGCCGGAGAATCTGGAAAAACTGCGCGACTATGGCAAGGATGCGATCCCGCCGGGCGTTGCCTGAACTCAGCAGGCCGGGCGGTGCTGCGCCGCCGGTGTGAAATCAGAGCGTTTCGATGAAGTGGCGAATGCGTTGCGCCGCCTCGATGCATTCGGCCAGCGGCGCAACCAGCGCCATACGCACGCGGCCGGCGCCAGGGGACATGCCGTCCACTTCGCGCGACAGGTAGGAACCTGGCACCACGGTGACATGCTCGCGGGCGAACAGCTCGCGGGTGAACTGTTGATCGTCCATCGGCGTTTTCGGCCAGAGATAAAAGCCGCCATCCGGGCGTTGCACGTCCATGACCGGCGCGAGTATTTCCAGCACGGCATCGAACTTGGCGCGGTACAGCTCGCGGTTGGCTCGCACGTGAATCTCGTCGTTCCAGGCAGCAATGCTCGCCAGTTGGGTCTGCACGGGCATGGCGCAGCCATGGTAGGTGCGATAGAGCAGGAAGGACTTGAGGATCTCGGCGTCACCGGCGACGAAGCCCGAACGCAGCCCCGGCAAGTTCGAGCGCTTCGACAGACTATGAAACACCACGCAGCGCCTGTAATCGTTGCGGCCCAGTGCTGCGCATGCGGTGAGCAGGCCTGCAGGGGGATTGGCTTCGTCGAAGTACAGCTCGCTGTAGCATTCGTCGGCGGCAATGACGAAGTCGTACTGGTCGGCCAGCGCGATCAGCTTTTTCAACGTCTCCAGCGGCACCAGCGCACCGGTCGGGTTGCCCGGTGAGCAGAGGAAGAGAATCTGGCAGCGCCGCCAGACCTCTGCCGGTACGGCATCGAAGTCCGGGTTGAAGCCGTTCTGCTCGAGGCACGGCAGGTAATGGGGCGTGGCGCCCGCGAGCAGGGCCGCGCCTTCGTAGATCTGATAGAACGGATTTGGGCTGACCACCAGGCCGTCCACGGCGCGATCCACCACGGTCTGGGTGAAGGCGAACAGTGCTTCGCGCGTACCGTTGACCGGCAACACATGCTGCGCTGGGTCCAGCGCATCCGCGGCGAGGTCGAAGCGGCGCTCGCACCAGCGCGCGATGGCTTCGCGCAGCGCCGGAATGCCGAGTGTGGTCGGATAGACCGCCAGCTGATCGAGGTTGTCGGCCAGTGCCTGGGCAACGAAGTCCGGTGAACGGTGCTTGGGCTCGCCAATCGACAGCGCGATGGCACGCTTGTCGGCAGGCGGCTGGGCGCCAGCGAGCAGGCCGCGCAGCTTCTCGAAGGGGTATGGGTGCAGCAGATTCAGGGCGTTGTTCATGGATGCAGTTCTTTCAGGATGAGCGCGGCGAACGCCCCGCATTCGTGAGATCAGTCGTCGCGCGCGCCGCCGTAATAGGCGCAACCGCGCAAGGTCTGGCCGTCCAGGCGGAGCTCCGCGCTCAGGTGGCTGACCGTGCCGCTGGCACTGTCGACGCAGCGCTGCGGTGCAACCCATAGGTCAAGGCGCTGCTGGTTGGCCTCGCTGGTGAAGCTGAGCTGGCCACCGGGAAGCTGCTCTTCAAGGTAGGGCAGGGCGATCGGTGATTCCCCCGGCCGAACGAGCAGCATGCCGCGGGTGGTCACGCTCAGCATCCAGCCTGGCTCATGACCGCTGGCGCGCAGGATCAGCTGCTTGAAGTTTTCCTCGCCACAGCCGTGGCCTTCGCGCTGCAGGCGATAGATGCGGGTCAGCGCAAGCTGGCCAGTACCGTCCGTCTCAGCCTGGCTGAGGGCGCCGCGCAGGTCGGCGAACAGTGCGTCCTGATCATCGATTAGCAGCGCCTGCGCGTCGTCCTGCAGCCCGGTGTCCTGGCCCAGTAGTTTCAAGGTCCGTTGGCCCTGGCAGCTCTGCAGTTGAAGCTGGCCATCGACTTGCCGAACTTCACCTTGCAGGCGTTCGGTTGCCGCCTTGGTCGGAGGACGCTCGGCGAACAATGACTGGCAACCAGCGAGGGAAAGCAGCAGCGCAATCAGCAGGGGGCGTGCAGAGATCATCGGAAACTCGAAGCAGGTAGGAGGCGGCGGGCGAAGGACCGCCGCGATGACTCAGTTGCCTTTGACGGTCTTGCCGTCGACACGGCCTTCCTCGAGCATGATCTGGTACTCCTTGCCGTCCGTCTCGACCTGATGCAGGCGGACCAGCAGGTAGTCCCAGTCCTTGGCGAACCAGAGGATGGTTTCACGCTTGCTCTGCGTCGGATCGCGCACCCGCTCGACCTTGATGGCAT
This DNA window, taken from Pseudomonas sp. FeN3W, encodes the following:
- the dapD gene encoding 2,3,4,5-tetrahydropyridine-2,6-dicarboxylate N-succinyltransferase, producing the protein MSATLFSLAFGVGTQNRQGDWLEVFYAQPLLQPAGELVAAVAPLLGYAGGNQAIAITTTQAAQLADVLKPLDATQYALLTRLAESQRPLVATLLAEDAPLTSTPEAYLKLHLLSHRLAKPHGLNLTGIFPLLPNVAWTTQGAVDLSELAERQLEARLKGDLLEVFSVDKFPKMTDYVVPAGVRIADSARIRLGAYVGEGTTVMHEGFINFNAGTAGPGMIEGRVSAGVFVGKGSDLGGGCSTMGTLSGGGNIVISVGEGCLIGANAGIGIPLGDRNTVESGLYITAGTKVSLLDENDQLVQVVKARELAGQSDLLFRRNSQSGAVECKTHKSAIELNEALHAHN
- a CDS encoding ArsC family reductase; amino-acid sequence: MSESDQRLCLYGIKACDTMKKARTWLDEHGLNYDFHDYKSVGIDRAHLEAWCNEHGWQTVLNRAGTTFRKLDDAAKADLDQARAIELMLAQPSMIKRPVLDLGGKTLIGFKPDLYAAEVAAPN
- a CDS encoding thioredoxin family protein codes for the protein MEMTEHYANIEPSRAEVDALEGPVLLEFGTAWCGHCRAAQPLLAKALAKRSGISHLKIEDGPGRPLGRSFRVKLWPTLILLENGQELARVVRPQNEQAIAQALGEAGKA
- the dapC gene encoding succinyldiaminopimelate transaminase; amino-acid sequence: MNNALNLLHPYPFEKLRGLLAGAQPPADKRAIALSIGEPKHRSPDFVAQALADNLDQLAVYPTTLGIPALREAIARWCERRFDLAADALDPAQHVLPVNGTREALFAFTQTVVDRAVDGLVVSPNPFYQIYEGAALLAGATPHYLPCLEQNGFNPDFDAVPAEVWRRCQILFLCSPGNPTGALVPLETLKKLIALADQYDFVIAADECYSELYFDEANPPAGLLTACAALGRNDYRRCVVFHSLSKRSNLPGLRSGFVAGDAEILKSFLLYRTYHGCAMPVQTQLASIAAWNDEIHVRANRELYRAKFDAVLEILAPVMDVQRPDGGFYLWPKTPMDDQQFTRELFAREHVTVVPGSYLSREVDGMSPGAGRVRMALVAPLAECIEAAQRIRHFIETL